The Castanea sativa cultivar Marrone di Chiusa Pesio chromosome 11, ASM4071231v1 genome contains a region encoding:
- the LOC142616479 gene encoding exopolygalacturonase-like has translation MGKNLSIVTISLLFLLASTSAVQVFDVKSYGGQPNADITQALTKAWTAACAVAGSKVVISAGTYKLGGVTFLGPCKGAIEFNLQGTLEAPLDDASFKGKDFWVSFERIDSLTVSGSGIFDGKGQTAWKKNNCDKESGCKNLPINIRFDFITNSIVRDIQSKDSKFFHINLLGCKGLQIQHVTIIAPGNSPNTDGIHVGRSSGITITDANIGTGDDCISIGDGSQNLTINQVTCGPGHGISVGSLGKYPNEQPVSGIRVIGGTLSGTTNGVRIKTWPSSPPGTASDMHFENVIMNNVANPILIDQGYCPNGQCSNKSPSKVKISNVSFKNIRGTSSTKEAVQLICSKSVPCQQVEVADVDLAFKGAGGSATSTCVNVMPTLLGKQNPPACTIKT, from the exons ATGGGAAAGAATTTGAGCATTGTAACAATTTCCTTGCTATTTTTGTTGGCATCCACCAGTGCCGTGCAAGTCTTTGATGTTAAATCATATGGAGGACAACCTAATGCTGATATCACCCAG GCTTTGACAAAAGCTTGGACAGCTGCGTGCGCAGTAGCAGGaagtaaagttgtgatttcagCAGGGACATACAAACTAGGTGGAGTGACTTTCTTAGGTCCATGCAAAGGTGCTATTGAGTTTAACCTTCAAGGCACCCTAGAGGCCCCATTAGATGATGCCTCCTTCAAGGGTAAAGacttttgggtttcttttgaaCGTATCGACAGTCTCACTGTGTCAGGTAGTGGAATTTTTGATGGCAAAGGACAAACagcatggaaaaaaaataattgtgacaAAGAGTCCGGCTGCAAAAACCTTCCTATC AATATAAGGTTCGATTTTATCACAAATTCAATAGTCCGTGACATTCAATCGAAGGACAGCAAATTTTTCCACATAAACCTTTTGGGATGCAAGGGCTTGCAAATCCAACATGTTACCATAATCGCACCCGGAAATAGCCCTAACACTGATGGAATCCACGTCGGACGTTCATCTGGCATCACCATCACCGATGCCAATATTGGAACAGGTGACGATTGCATCTCCATTGGTGATGGAAGCCAAAATCTTACTATTAACCAAGTGACTTGTGGACCTGGCCATGGTATCAGCGTCGGAAGTCTTGGAAAGTACCCAAATGAACAACCAGTTTCAGGAATTAGAGTAATCGGTGGCACCCTTAGCGGTACAACGAATGGTGTTAGAATCAAAACATGGCCTTCTTCCCCCCCTGGAACTGCTTCTGATATGCATTTCGAGAATGTTATCATGAACAATGTTGCCAATCCTATCCTCATTGATCAAGGCTACTGCCCAAACGGTCAATGCTCAAACAAG TCTCCCTCGAAAGTTAAGATCAGCAATGTTAGCTTCAAGAACATTAGAGGCACTTCTTCAACAAAGGAAGCTGTGCAGCTTATTTGCAGTAAAAGTGTACCATGCCAACAAGTGGAAGTTGCTGACGTTGATCTCGCATTCAAAGGTGCTGGAGGATCTGCTACTTCCACTTGTGTTAATGTCATGCCCACCCTTTTGGGAAAGCAAAATCCTCCTGCTTGCACCATCAAAACATAA